Genomic DNA from Mycolicibacterium helvum:
CGTCCAGGTGACCGACGTGACGGCGCGGGTCGAGGCCGAACGGTCTCGGGACGAGGCCCAGCGCTTGTTCCAAATCACCCTTGACAGTGCACCATTCGGGAAGGCCGTGTTCGCCAGGGACGGGCAGGCGCTGTTTGTTAACCCAGCGCTGCGCCAGCTGCTGGGTCAGCCGCCGCACGCCGCAGCGGTGCTGAGGTACGACGATGGCGTGCATCCCGAAGATCTCGCTGTGGCGCAGCAGGATTGGCGCGAGTTGCTCTCGGGTGCGGTATCACAGACCTCGACCGAGGTCCGCTACGTCAAAAGTGACGGCACTACGATCTGGGCGCACCGCGTCGCGGTATTGGTACCCGGTGGTCATGGCGGTGCCGATGTCGTGGTCGCACAGCTTCACGATGTCACTTCCCGAAAAGTTGCCGAAGCCGAACTTGCGCGCCTTGCGGTGACCGATCCGCTGACCGGGCTATACAACCGGCACTCGTTGGTCGCTCGAATCGCCGATTATCGCGCCACCCAGCCGACCGCTTTGGTTGGAGCCGTGTTCATCGACCTCGATGGGTTCAAACAGGTCAACGATCTCCACGGCCACGCCGCGGGCGACACCGTCCTGGAGGCCGCGTCTCGCCGGCTCGTCGAGGCGGTGGCGCCACCTTCTTCGGTATACCGGCTCGGCGGTGATGAGTTTGTCGTCCTGGTCATCGATGATGTCCGCCCATCTGCCGTCGAACGGCTGGCCAAGGACCTGATCGCGGTACTCACCGGGTCGTATCTCGTCAACGGTGGCGAGGTCACGCTCACCGCCTCGGCGGGATGGGCCTGCAGTGCCACAGCAGATGCTGCTGAACTCATCCGGGAAGCTGATGCCAGCATGTACCGGCACAAGGCGCGGGGCAGGAACGAATCCGCGTTGGGACGCAACGATTGCCGCAATTTCTAGAGTCGCCCGTAAGCCTTCGCGTCCCGACGCAGACAGGTCGGCTAAGACGTGGTCTCAGATCTCAGCTAGCAAGAATCTGTTCGCGCAGGATGTCGGCGTGACCGCAGTGGTGAGCCAGTTCGCGCAGAACCTGCAGGTACACCCAGTGCAACGTGCGGGGCCCGCCCCGATGGCCCGTCACGACAGCGTCTAGCGGGAGGCCGGACACGGCCGCCCGAGCCGTCGCACAGGCCTGCCTGTGCGCCGCCACAACGCTGGTGCTGCTGTTCTCGTCAGCGAGTTGGAAGGACTCGTCTGGACTGTTCACCAGTCCTAGCTCCCCACGGGGTCTACCTCCGACGCACTCCTCGAACCACACTCGCTGCATCCATGTGACGTGCTTAAGCAACCCGAGCAACGTCGTCGCCGAGGGCACGAGCTGGACACGAACCTGCTCCTCGGTGAGACCGCTGAGTGCGGCTTCGATGGCGCCCCGATACTCCTCGATAAACGCGTCGAGCTGAGTGCGCTCGTCATCCAGCAGCACCTCGAACGGGCGCATTAGAACCTCCCATCACAGCGCCAATCAGGTGGTCCCCAATGGCACGTACGAACAGCGTTGACGTTAGCGATCGTGGCTCGACCAGAAGTCGATGGACGACACGTCGTGCTTACGCGATCATCGGGTCGATCGCGGACCGCGGCACCAGAACGTGCAAGGCCCCGGCTGAGGTGGGCAACAACACGCCCTGGTCGAAGAAGAAAATCACCCCGTCGTTGACCACCGCGAAATTCTGATAGTTGGCCGGGTTGTACAGCGCTGCTGGCGCGAACGGCAACGGCGCTGGCGGGGGTGGCGGCGTGCTGGTCGGCGTGGCCGTAACCGGTTGTCCGGGTTGTGCGGGCGGCGCAACGGCCGGCGGCGGTGCCAGTTGCTGCTGCAGCTCGGACTCGACGATGGGCGCGACGGTCTTCAGCGGGTCATCCACCCGCCACAGCGGCGCATGTTCTTTATCGTCGGGTGCGGCGGTGTAGGTGATCGCCTTGCGATAGCTCTGGTCCCAGTTGAATGCTTTGTACGTCGTCTGAGGACCCCCACCGCCGATGTCTTGGGTCACCGTGAATACCACGGCCTGCGTGCCGCGCGGGGGAACCGACGAGTTGTACTCCGTCGGCGTGATTTTCAGCTCGTATGGCGTGCTGTGGGGCGCGCCGGACTTGGCCGTGTTGAGGAACGCGTCACGTGTCTGGGAGATGTAGTCGGCGACCGATTTCTGGTCGGGGTAATCCAGCGGGACGCTGATATCGACGCTGTACCCGGCGTCCGAGAGCTGGATCTCACAGGTGCTGCCGGTGTTGGCGCCCTTGAGGTCGGCGCAGTAATCCTTCGGGGCCGCCGCCGCCAGCCCAGAGGAAACGGACATCGCGGCAACCGTGACGACTACTGCCACGCTAAAAGAACGCATGAGTGATACCTCCAAACACACGCGGCGCGCGCCGCGACCAAAGATCATCGTGCGCCACGCCAGCAAAGCGCCCCGACGGCATTGGCGCTCCACATCGTAGCCCAGGGGTCACGCCGCGCGCGGCGAGTAGTCCGGGGCAGCGCATGATGGGCTTCGTCCAATCATGTTCTGCCCCAGCAGTTTCTCTGTCGAGGTGGCTCAACCAGCCTCGAACACGTGGCGTCGGCCCTATGCAGAAGAGGGCCACTAGCCATGCGGCGCCTCTGAGATCTTGGTGTCTTCTTTGCCGAGTGTCTGGCAATAGAGCGTGACGGAGGCCTTCGTGGCAGTGATCTCTAGATTTGCCGGGTCCTGCCCGCTCTTGTCCTTGAGCATCTTGCTGACTTCATCGTTCTGCTTCTTCTCGTCTTGAGTGAGGAAGTCCTTGCACTTGGTGTCGCCGCCGGTGTTGATGACCTCGGAGGCTGAGCAGCCGCTGAGGACGGCCGCCGCCGCCGATGCTGCAAGAACGGAATGCGCGATTCGCTTCACTGGGAACCTCTCTCGGGTGGGACACGGCACGCAGGTGATTCACAGAATTGCGGAATTTGAAACCCAGCGATGGGTTGTGCCTGTCCACCTGGGGCGTTCGACCCGCTCAGTCCAAGTCTGCGAGCGCCTTACGGGCGGCTTCCAACTCGGCTTCGAGTGCGGCGACCCGGGCGGCCTGTTCCGAGCGCGCCTCCTCGATGACCTCGTCGATCGGGGTGGCGAGATCCTGATGCAGTTCCTTGGCCGCTCGGGAAACGGCGGCCGCCGCAACCGCGAGGTTACGCGCCACGTATGTGGTGCCCCGCTTGAGCTCCGCGTGCCATTCACCGTCGGCGGTACCGGTGACAGTGAGTGTGAGCTCGAGCGTCTTGGACTTCTTGCCGGCCTTCTTGGCCGGGGTCTTCGCCGGCTCCTCGGTGTCCGCCGGGGCGGGCGCCACCTGGGTTTCGGGCACCGTCGCCGCGACCGGGCGAAGCAACAGGTCCGGCATTTCAGTATTGGTAGACGGTGCTTCGGTTGCCCAAGTGTCTACAGTCATGGTCACGTCGGTCTCCTCCTGAAGGACGCCCGCAGTGCGCAGGCTGGCGATGCCCTTCAGTAGAACATACGTTCGACATACGGCCAAGTGGCCGACCCGGCATGTCGCAACGAAACCTCTGCCGGATTATTGGTGAATCGCGGTGTTGTTGCGGATGTTTCGCAATTCTTGTGCGGCCCGCAGTCGCGCCACGGTGATCCGTGCGCCGCGCTTCGGTGTGAGAATCACGTGCTTGACCCGCTGGCTCTCGCCGCGCGCCGTCGTCGGCACCAGGTCCGTCCGGCGCAGCACCTCGCCCAGCACCACCCGCATCTCGGCCATCGCGAACGTCGCCCCCAGACACCGGCGCGCCCCGCCACCGAACGGCAGCCATGTCGTCGGGCTCAGCGTCGCCCCGATCATCCGATCAGGGTCGAAGCGATCCGCATCGGGATAGACCCGGTCATCGGAGTGCACCAGACCCACTCCGGGCGCCACCATCACCCCGGCTGGCAGCAGATACCCGGCGATCTCCACCGGCTGTTTCAGAACCCTGCCGACGTCGAACACCACGGGCCGGTTGCGCAACGTCTCCTTGGCCACCGCATCCAGGTACTCGTCGTCGCCCGCCTCGGCGGCCCGCACCGCCTTGGCCAGCACCGCGGGATGTCGTGTCAGCCGCTCCAGGGCCCACGACAAACCCGTCGCCGTGGTGTCGTGCCCGGCCACCAGCAGGGTCATCAACTGGTCGCGCAACTCCGAGTCGGTCATCGTGCGCCCGTCCTGATCGGCGGCGCGCACCAGCATCGCCAGCGCATCGGTCCGTGACGCCAGGTCCGGATCGGCGCGACGTTCCGCGATCTCGGCATACAGCAGCCGGTCGGCCTCCTCGATGCGCCGGCGCACCCCGCGCCAGGGCCGCCGCTGTTGCAGGCTGGGCGTGCCGATCGCCAGCAGCTGGAACGCCGACAGGTTCAGCAGCTTGGGCAGCACCTCGCGCAGCGCGGCCAGCCGCGCGGCGTCGCTGGCGCCGATGACCAGGCGCATGATCACCTCCAGGGTGATCTCCGACATCTTCGGTGCCACCGCAAACGGCTTACCCACCGGCCAGCCGGCGATATTGGCTGCGGCGATCTGTGCCATCACCTCGGTCTGACGTGCCACGGCGTCGCGGTGGAACGGCTCCAGCATCAGCCGGCGTCGATCGCGGTGTACCTCGTCGTCGACCACTAGCACCGAGGCCGGGCCCAGCAGGCCGGAGAGCATCGAATTCGCCTCGCCGGCATGATAAATCGCGGGATCTCCCGCGAACACCTGCTTGATGTCGGCTGGGTCATCGAGGTACACCAGCGTGCCCATCTGGGCGATTCGCAGGGTGAATGTCCGCCCATAGCGTCGCCGGCAGGCCGATACTAAGTGCGGCCAGTAACGCAACATCAGCACGGCCTGAATCGCAGGGGGCAGACCGGGGCCTGGCGGCAGCGCCGTCGTCGGCTTATTAAACATGAGTCCAGTATAGAAAATTCACCCTCCGACGCACCGGGATTGACGGAAAGGTGCGATTTACCGGGGCTAAGGCGACGGTTTGTCGATTCGGCCGGCGCGGGCGCACACCCTGACGTTGGTCACCGCTCCCACATTTGGAGGCGGTGTACGTTAGCCTTTAGTGGTCTCGCCGGGAAGTTTCCGATGCTGACCCCGCGCCGTAAGCAGACCGGCGCAGGCCTGCTAACAAGTTCATGCCAGGTT
This window encodes:
- a CDS encoding diguanylate cyclase, giving the protein MAQIAASDDAQRLQQLIDRLPAMLAYWDGDLRNVVANQAHWNFFGKTPSEIRGLHITELLVGDLGVASLPYVYAAMAGQDQVFEKTLTDHNGVTRHVQAAYLPDIVDGRVQGLYVQVTDVTARVEAERSRDEAQRLFQITLDSAPFGKAVFARDGQALFVNPALRQLLGQPPHAAAVLRYDDGVHPEDLAVAQQDWRELLSGAVSQTSTEVRYVKSDGTTIWAHRVAVLVPGGHGGADVVVAQLHDVTSRKVAEAELARLAVTDPLTGLYNRHSLVARIADYRATQPTALVGAVFIDLDGFKQVNDLHGHAAGDTVLEAASRRLVEAVAPPSSVYRLGGDEFVVLVIDDVRPSAVERLAKDLIAVLTGSYLVNGGEVTLTASAGWACSATADAAELIREADASMYRHKARGRNESALGRNDCRNF
- a CDS encoding DinB family protein, producing the protein MRPFEVLLDDERTQLDAFIEEYRGAIEAALSGLTEEQVRVQLVPSATTLLGLLKHVTWMQRVWFEECVGGRPRGELGLVNSPDESFQLADENSSTSVVAAHRQACATARAAVSGLPLDAVVTGHRGGPRTLHWVYLQVLRELAHHCGHADILREQILAS
- a CDS encoding RsiV family protein, translated to MRSFSVAVVVTVAAMSVSSGLAAAAPKDYCADLKGANTGSTCEIQLSDAGYSVDISVPLDYPDQKSVADYISQTRDAFLNTAKSGAPHSTPYELKITPTEYNSSVPPRGTQAVVFTVTQDIGGGGPQTTYKAFNWDQSYRKAITYTAAPDDKEHAPLWRVDDPLKTVAPIVESELQQQLAPPPAVAPPAQPGQPVTATPTSTPPPPPAPLPFAPAALYNPANYQNFAVVNDGVIFFFDQGVLLPTSAGALHVLVPRSAIDPMIA
- a CDS encoding DUF6319 family protein, yielding MTVDTWATEAPSTNTEMPDLLLRPVAATVPETQVAPAPADTEEPAKTPAKKAGKKSKTLELTLTVTGTADGEWHAELKRGTTYVARNLAVAAAAVSRAAKELHQDLATPIDEVIEEARSEQAARVAALEAELEAARKALADLD
- a CDS encoding cytochrome P450 yields the protein MFNKPTTALPPGPGLPPAIQAVLMLRYWPHLVSACRRRYGRTFTLRIAQMGTLVYLDDPADIKQVFAGDPAIYHAGEANSMLSGLLGPASVLVVDDEVHRDRRRLMLEPFHRDAVARQTEVMAQIAAANIAGWPVGKPFAVAPKMSEITLEVIMRLVIGASDAARLAALREVLPKLLNLSAFQLLAIGTPSLQQRRPWRGVRRRIEEADRLLYAEIAERRADPDLASRTDALAMLVRAADQDGRTMTDSELRDQLMTLLVAGHDTTATGLSWALERLTRHPAVLAKAVRAAEAGDDEYLDAVAKETLRNRPVVFDVGRVLKQPVEIAGYLLPAGVMVAPGVGLVHSDDRVYPDADRFDPDRMIGATLSPTTWLPFGGGARRCLGATFAMAEMRVVLGEVLRRTDLVPTTARGESQRVKHVILTPKRGARITVARLRAAQELRNIRNNTAIHQ